A window of Macrococcus sp. 19Msa1099 genomic DNA:
ATGATCGTCCAAAGTTTATGTCTGAAGAGAAGAAGACGGCAGCTGAATATGGAACACTTATGCATAAAGTAATGCAGCATCTGCCGCGCCTGAACAATGTGGAATCAGAGGATATCAAGCATTTTCTTGATGATTTAGTAGAGCGTCGCATTATTTCAGATGAGGAACGACCACTCATCAACGAAAAACATATTTATCAGTTCACAAAGACTGTACTTTATGACAGATTGGTTCATGCAGACGAGGTTTACTTTGAGCTGCCGTTTGTTATCGGTAAGCAGTATATCACACAAAGTCATCCAGATCAGCTTGTCCAGGGGATGATTGACTGTGTATTTAAGTTTGACGGACATTACTATTTTATCGATTATAAGACAGATAAAGTAATCTCACGGCTCAGCCGCACGACAGAGGAAACACTAGCAGAATTGAAGCTTCGTTACGAAGTTCAGATGAATTACTATAAGAAGACGCTGGAAGTTATATTAGATGAACCTGTAACTGGATATCTATATTTCTTTGAGGCGGGAATGGTTGAGGTGTAATGATAAAATTATTGCTTAAATACAGTATGATGGGAATCGTTTTATTAATCTACGGGCTGCACTTTATATATTTAAGTGCACAGCCTGTTGAATTTATTAATCCATTCGATTATTATGCGCAAGAAGAACTCCCTGTGCTAGAAACTTACTTATTTATCATTTTGTTTACAATGATTCCGGTCATCGCTTATTTTCTGGCACGTGTGCAACTTACACGCAGAATGATGGCTTACTTGATTATTGGTGGGCTTCTCATATTAGTACATTCAAGAATGAGTATCATATTTATGATGATGCTAGGACTTATTGTCACGAATATGATTTATAAGTTCATCGGAGCATATTCACGTACACTTTATATCAGCATCGCCTGTTTATTGATAAGTGTGCTGTTCATCGCTATTTTAATTCCGTCTTTGTTACTCTATGGTGACAAGGAGACATTTCTTAATGTTAATGCATTCCAGGAATTTATTGGCACATACAACGCTTCTCATTACGGAGAAATCTTACAGTTGAACAGAGAACTGTTCAACTCGCATCTGTGGCATTATACAATCGTGCTATGTTGTGTTATCGTACCTTCTATGCTTTTAGGACGTGCACGAATCACGCAGTTCAAGCTTCCACTAGCACTTATACTGTTAACTTTAGGAACAGCAGCTAAGTTGCAGCTGTTTAGCACCACTTTTGACTGGACACAGTTTATCATTACGTTGTCCGGATCATTATTACAAGGACTAGCTATCGCTATGTTACTCGACCGCAATGTTCATGTCACTCCACGTGATGTCATTACTTTTATGGCTTTTATTGCCATCGTCGAGATCAGTGCCACACTGCTATTTACAGGGTGGTTCCGTGCATTTCCACCAGAGAACTTAAATGTAATGATGACAGAAAGCTTGATATTGACTGTAATTATAAGTGCCGTATTCGTCGTTTTGATGTTAATTCTTCATGTAAAAAATAATAAATTCAAAAAAATCTGAAAAATAACTCTAAAACAATGAAACGTCATCTTATTTTCTGTATAATGAAACAAAGTATAAGAAGGAGTGGAATTCATGAAATTTTTGTCGTTTGAGTATAAAGGTAAACAATCTTTCGGTGTAAAGGTTAAAAGAGAAGATGCAGCATGGGATCTTGTCCGTGTATTTGAAGCAACGAATACAGCGAATTACCCAAAGACGTTATTAGAAGCATTACAGCAAAACAATACGCTCGACTTTCAGGAGCTTGTACGTAAAACAATCGCACATATAGAGCAAGAGAAGGATGCCGAAGATTACAAAGTTGCATATACAGATATGACGTTCCTACCACCTGTTGTTCCGACCAATAATGTTATCGCTATCGGGCGAAATTATTCGGATCATGCGAAGGAAATGAACAATAATGTGGATGAGCTCTATGTCTTTACAAAAGCACCTTCAAGCTTAATTGGAGATGGTGCTTTTGTACCATCACATAGCGATGTTACAGAAGCATTAGATTATGAAGGAGAACTAGGCGTAGTCATCGGTAAATATGGTCATAAGATTCCTAAAGCATTAGCATTAGATTATGTTTATGGTTATACAATCATTAATGACATTACAGCACGTGACCTGCAGAAGGCGCATGCTCAGGCGTTCTTATCTAAGAGCTTATTAGGTGCATGCCCGATGGGACCGTATATCGTAACGAAAGATGAACTGCCGACTCCAGAAAATGCAAATATCGTAACGAAAGTGAACGGTGAAATTCGTCAGGATGGCAATACGGAGGATATGGTAAAGAAAATTGACGATCTGATTGCTGAGATTTCACAGTATGTTGCACTACATCCAGGTGATATTATTGCAACAGGTACACCAAGCGGTGTAGGTGCAGGCATGAATCCACCTGTATACTTAAAGCGTGGGGATGAAATTAAAGTGACGATTGACGGTATCGGTACTTTACAGAATACAATCGGAGAATAGTATCCTTTTGTTCATACAGTTATTTTGGTACAAGTATAGGAATCTATGTTAAACTAATAACAGTATGAATATAAAGGAGTGAAATACATGGAAACTGGTATGTTTCATCTGCATATTTTAAGTTGGGTTGTTTTAATTATCGTTTTCTTTGCAGCATACTCTAATTTCTCTGATCGCTTAGGTCCTAGCAAATATTTCAAACCATTACTTATGGTTCAGCGATTATTTGCATTACTTGTGATCATCAGCGGAATTATGATTTTTATGCAGTATATGAAAGTAGATTCAGCATTGTATGGTATTAAATTCTTATTAGGTTTAATTACTATCGGTTTAATGGAGATGACAATTGCGAAGAAGAAAAAGAAGAAACCTTCAAGAACCTTCTTCTATCTCGTAATATTATTTATCATCTTAACAATCGGCTTAGGTATTCATTTACCGATGGGGCCAATTACAACGATGTTTAAGTAAAGCATGAAAAGACGGCAAGAAACGTTTATTGTTTCTCGCTGTCTTTTTTATTCGAATATTTTATGAACTCTTACATAAACGATAAGTAATTTAGTATAATCAATATAATAACTTAAGTGAGGGTATTCAAATGAAAAGAATTTCAATCATATTGGTGATATTACTGCTATCATTCAGTGCGCTACCTGCACAAGCAGCGAGTCAGGACGAAATGCGTATCTATAACATTCTTACTGATCGATTTATGAATGGTGATGAGAATAATAATAAAGACATTCATAATGACAAGGACAATAATCTGCCTTACGGTGGAGACTTTAAAGGTATCATCAATAAAATAGACTATATTAAGAAGATGGGCTTTAATGCCATTCATGTCTCACCGGTGTTTGACCATGACAAGAATGATTATCTAGGGTATAAGATTAATAATTATAATCAGATTTCTAAAACATTCGGTGGAGAGAAGGACTTCAAACAGCTCGTATATCTTGCACATAAAAATAATATGAAAGTCATCGTCGATATGCCTGTTGTTGCAACGGATGATTTCACAGTAACAGAAGACACGAAGATGAACGCAATAGAGAAATCGTATTACAAAGATACACCGATGATTGATTTAACGAATGAAGCAAATATTAAGCGCTATAAGCAGCTGATGACAGACTTCGTAAACAAAACGAAAGTCGATGGCTTATCGATGTATGTACTTCAGGATAATGTCGATCTTTCAAAAGTATTTCCTGAGAATATAACAAAGATTGCTATTACCAATAGCGATGTTAAAGTAACCGGCTATGATTACATTCAGACTGGGAAGACATCAGAGCAAATTGCACAAGCATTCAAGAATGTTGATGAGCAAATCCCAGAGCAGCACAATAAGAAGGAGCTACTTTCAGCTGATAACTTCTTTACCCCACGTTTCACAAGCTATGCGGTTCATGAAAATATGTTCCCAGGAACACGTATTAAACAGATGATGGGCTATCTGTTTGTACAAAAGCAACCGGTCAGTATGACTTATGGTACTGAAATTGCGATGAATGGTGAAAAACTTCCTGATACACACCAACTACTCGATTTTAGAACGGATAAAGAAGTGGTGGAATACTTAGAACAGACGAGCGAAGTTTATCATAAGTACAAAGAAATGTTCGATGGTACTTCTAAAGTAATCTACAACGAAAAAGGTGAACAGCTTATCTATTTCGATACAGACAAAGTAGACTTCATCTATAATATTAACGATACAAGCAAATCTACGAACGTTAAACTGACAGACAAAGACATACCAGGCGATAAGATGCTCAGCGGATTGCTTATTGGAGATAGAATCCATGTGAAAGACGGCACGTTTAATTTGATAACGAACCGTGAAGAAACGGAGCTTTACGCACTCGTTCCACCACGTGGATTGAACTTAGGCTATGTGATCGCATCACTGTTAACGATCGTGCTCTTTACAGTATTTATCATCGGTGCAGCAAGAAATAGGAAGAAACATGTCAATAATTTAAGGAAATAGAAACAACGAAAAGACAATCCGTGCATACGGGTTGTCTTTTCGCTGTTGAGATGGGGGTGCATAAACAAAGTGCAACACCATGCAAAGACGCCCAAATCTTGGGCGTCTGCTTTCTATATTAACAATCAATGACTACTTCGCTTTATATCCGAGCATATTAATAATATCTTTTGGGCTGGAGTAGTCAGGATGATACGCAACTTCGATATCTTTGAAGTCATAGATTGTTAATCCGCCGATCATAGCCGTTGATAGGACATCGATTCGTTTATCGACACCACTTTTTCCAGAGACGCTCGCTGATAATATTTTGCCGGTTGATTGCTCGTAGTAAACTGTGATGCTTAGCGGCGAACTGTAAGGCATGTAGCTGGCTTTATGTTTTTGCGTGTGTGACACGTGTGCGATATTATCCATTTCAAGTACGAGCGCTTCAGTGAGGCCTACCGACGCATACGTATGATCAAATAATCGAAGAATATTACTGCCAAGTAGTCCTTTAAATGCTTCTCTATCTTTATGGAATAAGTTATGGGCAATGATAGAGGCAGCGCGATGCGTACCCCAGGCAAGTGCGATTGTTGCTGTCTTATCTATATGGCGATAGAATGTTTCTATTGCATCACCTAGTGCATATATAGATGGATTGCTCGTTTCAAAATAACGGTTGACCTTGATATATCCTTTATCATTGAGTTCTAGTGCATCACCGATAAATTTCGTATTCGGTTGCAGACCGAGTGCTGTGATGATGATATCAAATGTATCGGTATCACCTGACTTGAATGTAACAGTGTGCTCATTGATACGCGCAACCTCATCTTCTAGTTTTAGATGAATACCATTATCTTCAAGTACTTGAGGAACCGTGTCTGTAATATCTCGACTCATCTGTTTTAGGAAGTGACTGCTGCGATGTACAAGCGTTACATCCAGTCCACGATGCTTTAAGTTTTCTGCCATCTCGAGACTGATATAACCACCGCCAACTACGAGTGCACGCTGTGCATGGGTACGTTCAATATACTGATCGATCTTATCCGTATCTTCTAAGTTACGCACTTGGAACACATGATCATGCTTATATAAATCCGGAACAATTTGGCTTGCGCCTGGTGACAGAATCAAGTAATCGTATGTATCGGTGAATGTTTCTTTAGTTTGATGATTGTAAATTTCTATTTTCTTATCATCCGGATATAAACGTGTCACTTCATGATACGTGTGGACTTGAATATTACGATTATCATTAAATGTATCCGGTGTTGCCATAACGATGTTATCACGAGAGGCCACTGTTTCTCCGATGTAATAAGGTAAACCACAGTTTGCATAGCTCATATCACGATCTTTTTCGTAGATTGTGATATCAGCATCTGCATCGAGTCTTCTGATTTGAGATGCAACTGTCGCGCCACCTGCAACTGCACCGACGATAATGATTTTCATGATTATACCTCCAGCTTAAAGTATTGAATAAGAAACTTCGCTATCCCATCTTCATTATTTGTGTCAGTAATTTCGTCTGCGATAGATTTGAGCTCATCGATTGCATTGCCCATTGCTACGCCTGTTCCAGCATATTTAATCATTTCATTGTCATTATCTTCATCACCGAATGCTATAACATGTTCTTGTTTAATATTTAAATATTCGTGACAAAGCTTCACGCCGACTGCTTTATTGATACCTTTCTTAACGATTTCGATGACTGGAAATGGAGCGCCCCAGCGACGATGCTCTAATCTGTCAGCATAGATTTCATCAAAGTGCTTATAGATATTAGGAATCTCGGATTCTTCAGCCTGGATAAGGATGGTTGTCGGAGGTTCTGTAATGTTTTCCAGTAGATTCCCGATCTTGATGACAGGGTTACCCATACTAAAGCCTTCGAATAAATATTCATCATGATAATGTAAGAAAACATTGTCTTTAATTTCGGCGACGATATTCTTAATATTAAGATTAGGAATCTTAGAGAAGATATCTCTTGATACCTCAAAATCTAAAGTTTCATGAAATGTCTCAAAATTCGTATCACCTGGGTGATGAACGAATGCGCCATTGAAATTAACAATCGGTGTATCCAGGTTCAGCTGATTATAATAAATTTGACTGGCACGGTATGGACGTCCGGTCGAAATAATAAATTTATGGCCTTGTTCCTGTAGCAGACGGATGACCTTCTTCGTAAACGGTGTAATCTCCTGCTTGCTATTAAGTAATGTTCCATCTAGATCGAGACAAATTAAATGCTGTTCCATAAAATAACTCCTTTAAATGTATTTCGTTTATATGTATATTAATTTCTGATATAGTAAGTGTATAATAAACTTTGAGGTGATACAAATGGAAGAAGCTATGAAAGACAGTATAATGGGAGCGCTCGAAAATGTTATTGATCCTGAGCTAGGTATTGATATCATTAACTTAGGATTAGTTTACAATGTAGATATGGATGATGATGGTCTGTGCACGGTTGAAATGACATTGACATCTATGGGTTGTCCGATGGGCCCGCAAATTATTGATCAGGTGAAAACTGCATTAGGTGAATTACCTGAGATTAAAGAGACAGAAGTGAACGTTGTATGGAATCCAGTATGGAATAAAGATATGATGAGCCGTTATGCTAAGATTGCTTTAGGTGTAAGTTAATAATAAAGAGAAAGGAACGAGGCTGAAAATTTATTTTCAGCCTCGTTCCTTTCTTCTTATTCGATGCGACATATATTAAGTGGACAATTTTCGCAGTTAATTTCATTCTTTAGATAGTCTAAATCTTTAATTGTAATTTTCTTGTTATTTGTTTCGATGATACCATTCTGTTTAAGTTCGCTGATGATGCGATTAACGCCTTCTCGTGTTGTGCCACCGAAGTTTGCCAGTTCATTGTTTGTCAGATCAATATTAAGTTTAATGCCTACGTCTGTTTCAACGCCATACGTATTTGTCAGACGAATCAAAGTAGAGTAGATGGCACCTTTTTTCCCAAGTGTATAAAGGTCACGTAACTTATACTCTTGTTTTTCATTTTCATTTTGAATAAATAGCAGCCATTCATAGTTTAGTACTTCATCGTTAAGAATCGCAGTCTCAAATGTGGCTAAATCCATTTTATAGACAGTAGTCTTTGTTTTCACCTTAGCAAAGAGTGCATGTTTCTTATTGCCGCAGAACAGGGTGTTCACACCGAACAGGTTACGTCTGCCCAGCAGTTTTAAATTGAATTCCTTGCCATCTTCAAGTACACGATGAATCACAACATTCCCTGATTTAATGATATAGATTGAATCAATAGGATCTTCTGCCTGGAAGATATATTGATTTGCATCGAATGTTTCTATCTTTCCCTCTTCCATAATGTAGTTGACGATACTTGTTGCTTCGTGAAATGCAGATTGAACCATTGTATTCACCTTCTTACGGATCATTTTCAAATTTGTATTTATTATAACATAACAAATTTCAACTTCTATATACGAACCGTAATATTTGTATTCTATTATAAAACATTTTATAATAGTGTTATAGTCAAAGAAGGTCAAACAGGGGTGAATGACATGAATATAGAACAGATGACATTTAATGTGCAGAGTGCGTTAGAGCAAGCACAGCACAAGGCAAGAGAAGATAAATTGCAGGCCATTGAAAGTGAGCATGTGCTATTACATTTTGCTGAAACAGCTGATAGTATGCTCGTTACAGTGTTCGAGCGTGCGCATCTGGACATCTCTGGATATAAAGCTTTATTACAAGAAGCGCTGGACAAGAAACCTCGAGTAGAGGGGGATGTGCAGTATGGCCAGTATATTGCTAGTAATATGAGCGAGTTGATGAGTCGGGCTCAGGCACTGATGACAGAAATGGAGGATCAGTATGTGTCAGCTGAACATATTATCCTAGCTGCCACAGAAGTTCATGAAATTACACGTAACTTTGTAGGGAATAAGAATGATGTTATTAAAGAAATCATAATGAATATAAGAGGGGGAAATCATGTGACAACACAAAATCCAGAAGTTCAGTATGAAGTATTGAAGAAATATGGACGCGATCTCGTTGAAGAGGTGCGTAACGGTAAGATGGATCCGGTGATTGGTCGTGATGATGAGATTCGCAATACGATTCGTATATTAAGCCGTAAAACAAAGAACAATCCGATATTAATCGGCGAACCGGGTGTCGGTAAGACAGCGATTGTTGAAGGTCTTGCACAGCGTATCGTGAAGCGTGATGTTCCAGACAGTCTATTAGACAAGACAATCTTTGAGCTTGATTTATCAGCACTTGTTGCAGGTGCGAAGTTCCGTGGTGAGTTTGAGGAACGTTTAAAAGCAGTACTTAAAGAAGTTAAGGAATCTGACGGTAAGATTCTATTGTTTATTGATGAGATTCACATGCTTGTTGGGGCTGGTAAAACAGATGGCGCAATGGATGCAGGGAACATGTTAAAACCGATGCTTGCGCGTGGTGAACTGCATTGTATCGGTGCCACAACATTAAATGAGTATCGTGAGTATATCGAGAAAGATTCGGCGCTTGAGCGTCGTTTCCAGAAAGTAAATGTAAAAGAGCCGGATTTAGAAGATACGATTTCAATACTACGTGGTTTAAAGGAACGTTATGAAGTACATCACGGTGTACGTATACAGGATAATGCACTCGTTGCCGCTGCTGAATTATCAGATCGTTACATTACAGATCGCTTCCTGCCTGATAAGGCGATTGATCTAGTCGATCAGGCTTGTGCAACAATACGTACGGAAATGGGCTCTAACCCGACAGAACTTGATGCGGTAAATCGCCGCGTGTTACAGTTAGAAATTGAAGAGAATGCATTGAAGCATGAAAGTGATGCGAAATCAGAAGCAAGACTGCATGAACTGCAAAGAGAGCTTGCAGATGAGAAAGAACGTCAGCAGATGTTAACTGCGAAAGTTGAGAAAGAAAAAGAACAGATCAGCGTTGTGCAGACTAAACGGGCAGAACTGGATGATTTTCGTAAGCAGCTGGAAGAAGCACAGAGCAACTATAACCTGGAAAAAGCATCAGAACTGCAATATGCGAAGATTCCGGCAGTAGAGAAAGAACTTGCTGAACTAGAAGCACAGCTGCACGAGGAAACGAAAGATACGGACCGTCTGATTCGTGAAGTAGTGACAGAAGAAGAAATTGGTTATATTGTGTCACAATGGACAGGTATACCGGTGAATAAGCTCGTAGAATCAGAGAAAGATAAATTATTACGTCTTTCTGATATTCTGCATGAGCGCGTCGTTGGGCAAGATGAAGCAGTTGACTTAGTATCTGATGCGGTCATTCGTGCGCGTGCAGGGATAAAAGATCCGAATCGTCCGATTGGTAGTTTCTTATTCTTAGGACCAACTGGTGTCGGTAAGACTGAACTTGCGAAAGCATTAGCAAGCACATTGTTTGATTCAGAGAAACATATGGTAAGAATCGATATGAGTGAATATATGGAGAAACATTCTGTGAGCAGATTAATCGGTGCACCTCCTGGTTATGTAGGGCATGAGGAAGGTGGTCAGCTGACTGAAGCAGTGCGCAGAAATCCATATACAGTTCTGTTACTCGATGAGATTGAAAAGGCGCATAGTGATGTATTTAACGTGCTGCTTCAATTACTTGATGAAGGTCGATTAACAGATTCACGTGGACGCAATGTTGACTTTAAGAATACGATTGTCATTATGACAAGTAACATTGGATCTCAATATCTGTTAGATGGCATCGACAATGGTGAAATAACGGAAGATGCAAGAAACAATGTTACAGCTGCACTTCATCAGTACTTTAAGCCTGAGATACTGAACCGTATGGATGATATCATTATGTTTAAACCATTATCCAGAAACGATATGACATTTATCGTCGATAAAATCGTTAACCAGCTGAACATGAGATTGATTAGTAACGGTGTACGCGTCCATTTAACAGACGCAGTGAAAACATGGATTGCTGATACAGCGTATGAACCACAGTTTGGTGCACGACCACTGAAACGTTTCGTTCAGAAGGAAATTGAGACGCCGCTTGCTAAATTACTGATAAAAGAAGATTACGCTGAAGGTACGGAAATTACTGTAGATAGAGTTGATGGTGAAGTCGTATTCAGATAACGCGATATAAAGAAAGTACCAGATGATTCATCATCTGGTACTTTCTTATGTCAATATTAATGCTCTTCGTGGTGGGGTATCGGTTCATTCGGAATAATATGTGCAATAATAATTGCAAGAATACCAAAGATGACGCCCATGATTGATGCAAATGGTAAGTTAAGATCCTGTCCGCCACCGAGACTCATTAAAACGAAATTAATCATTTGAACAAGAATGAAAGCCCACACAAATGTGAAAATATAATTCATAATATTTCTCCCCCAACTTTATTCTATATAGTTTATTATAAAAGAGTAGCATAAAAAAGTATACCTTATTTTAGAAAGGAAATATTATGAATTATAAAGTTATCTCCTTAGCAACGGTCTGCGTACTTATTGTCCTATGTATTTATTCTATTATTCCGAAACATCAGGAGATTAGAAGTATCGCATATTTATCCAAAGAATCAGTTCATGACCAGACATGGGGCACAGAAGGATATAAGGGTATATTAAATATTATCCAGACACACAACGCCAACTTTTTTGTTCAGGAGAATCTAAAGACCGATAAGGCGGTAATGGATACGATTCATCAATTTGCTGAGCGCGATGTCAATATTATATACGGGCAAGGCTCTGAATTTGAAGCAGTGTTTAATCAGGCTGCAGTGAAGTATCCGAAGATGCATTTTGTCTTTTTGAATGGGGAGAGTCGTGCTAAAAATGTATCTTCATTAAATATAGAAGGATATGCGATGGGATTTTTCGGAGGAATGCTCGCGGCACATGAGTCTAAAACGAAGGTGCTTGGAATTGTCGGGGCATTTAAAGGACAGCCAGAGATAGATGGATTTATAGATGGCGCCCATTATGAAGAAAAATCTGTTAAAGTTAAAACAAAGTATATAAAGACATGGGGATATAATGGGGATTCACAAGCATGTACAATAGGGTTGATTGATAAGGAGAGTGCAGATGTGATCTATCCAGCAGCAGACGGGACAAATCGAGATGTAATGGAGGTTGTTAAAGCACGCAATAAGAAAGCCATCGGGTATATTTCTGATCAAAGTTACTTAGGGGACTTTGTTATCGGTAGTACGACGCAGAATATATCGAAATTATATTCAGATATTGCTGATGATTACTATGAACGGAGACTTAAAGGTGGAACCAAAAAATACGGAATGAATAAC
This region includes:
- a CDS encoding fumarylacetoacetate hydrolase family protein, which gives rise to MKFLSFEYKGKQSFGVKVKREDAAWDLVRVFEATNTANYPKTLLEALQQNNTLDFQELVRKTIAHIEQEKDAEDYKVAYTDMTFLPPVVPTNNVIAIGRNYSDHAKEMNNNVDELYVFTKAPSSLIGDGAFVPSHSDVTEALDYEGELGVVIGKYGHKIPKALALDYVYGYTIINDITARDLQKAHAQAFLSKSLLGACPMGPYIVTKDELPTPENANIVTKVNGEIRQDGNTEDMVKKIDDLIAEISQYVALHPGDIIATGTPSGVGAGMNPPVYLKRGDEIKVTIDGIGTLQNTIGE
- a CDS encoding YisL family protein, encoding METGMFHLHILSWVVLIIVFFAAYSNFSDRLGPSKYFKPLLMVQRLFALLVIISGIMIFMQYMKVDSALYGIKFLLGLITIGLMEMTIAKKKKKKPSRTFFYLVILFIILTIGLGIHLPMGPITTMFK
- a CDS encoding alpha-amylase family protein, which gives rise to MKRISIILVILLLSFSALPAQAASQDEMRIYNILTDRFMNGDENNNKDIHNDKDNNLPYGGDFKGIINKIDYIKKMGFNAIHVSPVFDHDKNDYLGYKINNYNQISKTFGGEKDFKQLVYLAHKNNMKVIVDMPVVATDDFTVTEDTKMNAIEKSYYKDTPMIDLTNEANIKRYKQLMTDFVNKTKVDGLSMYVLQDNVDLSKVFPENITKIAITNSDVKVTGYDYIQTGKTSEQIAQAFKNVDEQIPEQHNKKELLSADNFFTPRFTSYAVHENMFPGTRIKQMMGYLFVQKQPVSMTYGTEIAMNGEKLPDTHQLLDFRTDKEVVEYLEQTSEVYHKYKEMFDGTSKVIYNEKGEQLIYFDTDKVDFIYNINDTSKSTNVKLTDKDIPGDKMLSGLLIGDRIHVKDGTFNLITNREETELYALVPPRGLNLGYVIASLLTIVLFTVFIIGAARNRKKHVNNLRK
- a CDS encoding CoA-disulfide reductase; the protein is MMKIIIVGAVAGGATVASQIRRLDADADITIYEKDRDMSYANCGLPYYIGETVASRDNIVMATPDTFNDNRNIQVHTYHEVTRLYPDDKKIEIYNHQTKETFTDTYDYLILSPGASQIVPDLYKHDHVFQVRNLEDTDKIDQYIERTHAQRALVVGGGYISLEMAENLKHRGLDVTLVHRSSHFLKQMSRDITDTVPQVLEDNGIHLKLEDEVARINEHTVTFKSGDTDTFDIIITALGLQPNTKFIGDALELNDKGYIKVNRYFETSNPSIYALGDAIETFYRHIDKTATIALAWGTHRAASIIAHNLFHKDREAFKGLLGSNILRLFDHTYASVGLTEALVLEMDNIAHVSHTQKHKASYMPYSSPLSITVYYEQSTGKILSASVSGKSGVDKRIDVLSTAMIGGLTIYDFKDIEVAYHPDYSSPKDIINMLGYKAK
- a CDS encoding Cof-type HAD-IIB family hydrolase, whose product is MEQHLICLDLDGTLLNSKQEITPFTKKVIRLLQEQGHKFIISTGRPYRASQIYYNQLNLDTPIVNFNGAFVHHPGDTNFETFHETLDFEVSRDIFSKIPNLNIKNIVAEIKDNVFLHYHDEYLFEGFSMGNPVIKIGNLLENITEPPTTILIQAEESEIPNIYKHFDEIYADRLEHRRWGAPFPVIEIVKKGINKAVGVKLCHEYLNIKQEHVIAFGDEDNDNEMIKYAGTGVAMGNAIDELKSIADEITDTNNEDGIAKFLIQYFKLEV
- a CDS encoding metal-sulfur cluster assembly factor, translated to MEEAMKDSIMGALENVIDPELGIDIINLGLVYNVDMDDDGLCTVEMTLTSMGCPMGPQIIDQVKTALGELPEIKETEVNVVWNPVWNKDMMSRYAKIALGVS
- a CDS encoding Crp/Fnr family transcriptional regulator, with protein sequence MIRKKVNTMVQSAFHEATSIVNYIMEEGKIETFDANQYIFQAEDPIDSIYIIKSGNVVIHRVLEDGKEFNLKLLGRRNLFGVNTLFCGNKKHALFAKVKTKTTVYKMDLATFETAILNDEVLNYEWLLFIQNENEKQEYKLRDLYTLGKKGAIYSTLIRLTNTYGVETDVGIKLNIDLTNNELANFGGTTREGVNRIISELKQNGIIETNNKKITIKDLDYLKNEINCENCPLNICRIE
- the clpB gene encoding ATP-dependent chaperone ClpB, encoding MNIEQMTFNVQSALEQAQHKAREDKLQAIESEHVLLHFAETADSMLVTVFERAHLDISGYKALLQEALDKKPRVEGDVQYGQYIASNMSELMSRAQALMTEMEDQYVSAEHIILAATEVHEITRNFVGNKNDVIKEIIMNIRGGNHVTTQNPEVQYEVLKKYGRDLVEEVRNGKMDPVIGRDDEIRNTIRILSRKTKNNPILIGEPGVGKTAIVEGLAQRIVKRDVPDSLLDKTIFELDLSALVAGAKFRGEFEERLKAVLKEVKESDGKILLFIDEIHMLVGAGKTDGAMDAGNMLKPMLARGELHCIGATTLNEYREYIEKDSALERRFQKVNVKEPDLEDTISILRGLKERYEVHHGVRIQDNALVAAAELSDRYITDRFLPDKAIDLVDQACATIRTEMGSNPTELDAVNRRVLQLEIEENALKHESDAKSEARLHELQRELADEKERQQMLTAKVEKEKEQISVVQTKRAELDDFRKQLEEAQSNYNLEKASELQYAKIPAVEKELAELEAQLHEETKDTDRLIREVVTEEEIGYIVSQWTGIPVNKLVESEKDKLLRLSDILHERVVGQDEAVDLVSDAVIRARAGIKDPNRPIGSFLFLGPTGVGKTELAKALASTLFDSEKHMVRIDMSEYMEKHSVSRLIGAPPGYVGHEEGGQLTEAVRRNPYTVLLLDEIEKAHSDVFNVLLQLLDEGRLTDSRGRNVDFKNTIVIMTSNIGSQYLLDGIDNGEITEDARNNVTAALHQYFKPEILNRMDDIIMFKPLSRNDMTFIVDKIVNQLNMRLISNGVRVHLTDAVKTWIADTAYEPQFGARPLKRFVQKEIETPLAKLLIKEDYAEGTEITVDRVDGEVVFR
- a CDS encoding DUF2929 family protein, encoding MNYIFTFVWAFILVQMINFVLMSLGGGQDLNLPFASIMGVIFGILAIIIAHIIPNEPIPHHEEH
- a CDS encoding BMP family ABC transporter substrate-binding protein, whose translation is MNYKVISLATVCVLIVLCIYSIIPKHQEIRSIAYLSKESVHDQTWGTEGYKGILNIIQTHNANFFVQENLKTDKAVMDTIHQFAERDVNIIYGQGSEFEAVFNQAAVKYPKMHFVFLNGESRAKNVSSLNIEGYAMGFFGGMLAAHESKTKVLGIVGAFKGQPEIDGFIDGAHYEEKSVKVKTKYIKTWGYNGDSQACTIGLIDKESADVIYPAADGTNRDVMEVVKARNKKAIGYISDQSYLGDFVIGSTTQNISKLYSDIADDYYERRLKGGTKKYGMNNNITDLEISKSVDEVYVKKLKSDIQRFKVTGILPNKKLPPTYQESAYLIKVS